The following nucleotide sequence is from Scheffersomyces stipitis CBS 6054 chromosome 4, complete sequence.
ATTATTATGCAAAGTACATAGAATCTAACCTAAATAGATCATTTTTGTTTTCGAATTTCCTAATAGACACCTACACTAAAGTGGCACGATTAGTAGATTCTGAAAGATGGACCCATGGTGGACTTGATGACCAAGGAACCGACGTTTTGccagttcttcttcaacaaggagaCCAAGAAGTTAGCAGCCATCATGATTTGGTTAACCAAGATGTCTTCGTCCATTTCGACGTTACCGACGGCAACAGCCAAACACAAgaccttcttcaattggaatCTGATGGTGGACTTGACGTCTTGGATCTTACCGTACAAGTCATCGTTGTGGGAGACTGGGGTTGGGAACTTACCGGCCTTGGACAAAGTTGGACCCAACAATCTTGGGATTTGCTTGATCAAAACTTCGGAAGCGATGAAGGCGTTGTacttcttggccaacttcttgatcaacttcttgttcttgttcaacttcttcaagtcttcaacaGACATGGCTTCAGCACCAACGGACTTAGCTCTGTCGACATCGAAGGCATCACCGAAGATACAGAGAGTCATGTTTGGTCTTGGG
It contains:
- a CDS encoding 60S ribosomal protein L1 (go_component intracellular; ribosome~go_function structural constituent of ribosome~go_process protein biosynthesis) — its product is MSKITSSHVRENVHKLLEYSTETKKRNFLETVELQVGLKNYDPQRDKRFSGTLKLPQVPRPNMTLCIFGDAFDVDRAKSVGAEAMSVEDLKKLNKNKKLIKKLAKKYNAFIASEVLIKQIPRLLGPTLSKAGKFPTPVSHNDDLYGKIQDVKSTIRFQLKKVLCLAVAVGNVEMDEDILVNQIMMAANFLVSLLKKNWQNVGSLVIKSTMGPSFRIY